Proteins from a genomic interval of Ferrovibrio terrae:
- a CDS encoding sigma-70 family RNA polymerase sigma factor: MTDAIHGLLLETLPSLKAFSIMLTRDRTWAEDLTQETVLRVLAKSEQFQPGTNFKAWAFTIMRHQHIDQARRRRREATTFGDSSAIENLMAVKAPQEDAMVLGELLQAVDTLNKAQRETLMLVVGSGLSYEEAAKVCGCPIGTIRSRLARARQELEAKMLGESPMPRNPTPRETRLAELHH; encoded by the coding sequence ATGACCGACGCAATCCACGGCCTGCTGCTGGAGACCCTCCCCTCCCTCAAGGCCTTCTCGATCATGCTGACGCGTGACCGCACCTGGGCCGAGGACCTGACCCAGGAAACCGTGCTGCGTGTGCTGGCGAAGTCCGAACAGTTCCAGCCCGGCACCAACTTCAAGGCCTGGGCCTTCACCATCATGCGCCACCAGCATATCGACCAGGCGCGCCGCCGCCGCCGCGAGGCGACCACCTTCGGCGATTCCAGCGCGATCGAGAACCTGATGGCCGTCAAGGCACCGCAGGAGGACGCCATGGTGCTGGGCGAACTGCTGCAGGCGGTCGATACGCTGAACAAGGCACAGCGCGAAACGCTGATGCTGGTGGTCGGCAGCGGCCTGTCCTACGAGGAAGCCGCCAAGGTCTGCGGTTGCCCGATCGGCACGATCCGCAGCCGTCTGGCCCGCGCCCGCCAGGAACTGGAAGCCAAGATGCTGGGCGAGAGCCCGATGCCACGCAACCCGACCCCGCGGGAGACCCGCCTGGCCGAACTGCACCACTAA
- a CDS encoding pyridoxamine 5'-phosphate oxidase family protein — MTIIKTVEELEALYGQPGETSLAKEIDYIAPEYRAYIEASPFVTVATAGPEGLDCSPRGDKAGFVRIHDERTLMLPDRRGNNRVDTLRNIVRDPRVGLLFVVPGSGNTLRINGHAHLDTDPALLDSFRIEGKAPRSVAVIAVDSVYFQCARAIVRADLWNPALHVDPKSLPTAGQILAALSKGRVGGETYDRDWPERAKASMW, encoded by the coding sequence ATGACCATCATCAAAACCGTCGAAGAACTGGAAGCCCTCTACGGTCAGCCGGGGGAAACCTCGCTTGCCAAAGAGATCGATTACATCGCGCCGGAATACCGCGCCTATATCGAAGCTTCACCCTTCGTTACTGTGGCGACCGCCGGTCCTGAAGGGCTGGACTGCTCACCGCGTGGCGACAAGGCCGGCTTCGTGCGCATTCACGACGAGCGCACTCTGATGCTGCCGGATCGGCGTGGCAACAACCGTGTCGACACGCTGCGCAACATTGTGCGTGATCCGCGCGTCGGCCTGCTGTTTGTCGTGCCCGGTTCGGGCAATACGCTGCGCATCAACGGTCATGCCCATCTTGATACTGATCCGGCGCTGCTCGACAGTTTCAGGATAGAGGGCAAGGCGCCGCGTTCGGTCGCGGTGATCGCCGTCGACAGCGTGTATTTCCAGTGCGCCCGGGCCATCGTACGTGCCGACCTGTGGAATCCGGCGCTGCATGTCGATCCCAAGTCGCTGCCCACCGCGGGGCAGATACTGGCCGCGCTCAGCAAGGGGCGCGTCGGTGGTGAAACCTACGACCGCGACTGGCCGGAGCGCGCCAAAGCGTCCATGTGGTAA
- a CDS encoding gamma-glutamyl-gamma-aminobutyrate hydrolase family protein: MNQLSPTRLPLIGITLDSEEPGGYSKFPWYALRQNYCSAVTQSGGLPLVLPHEPDAVPAYLDLLDGLIVTGGNFDVDPALFGAAETHDTVKVKAARTQFEWAITRGMLDRNKPVFGICGGQQLLNVVLGGTLIQHIPDSVKDPLAHEQPNPRDQAGHPVKVSANTLLSRIVGADELPVNSAHHQAVDAVAPGAVCDAIAPDGVIEGIEHPGYKFCLGVQWHPEFFISEGDRKLFSAFIAACKP; encoded by the coding sequence ATGAACCAGCTCAGTCCCACCCGCCTGCCTTTGATCGGAATCACCCTCGATTCCGAGGAGCCCGGCGGCTATTCGAAATTCCCCTGGTATGCCCTGCGGCAGAATTACTGCTCGGCCGTGACCCAGTCCGGCGGCCTGCCGCTCGTGCTGCCGCATGAGCCCGATGCCGTGCCCGCCTATCTCGATCTGCTGGACGGCCTGATCGTCACCGGCGGCAATTTCGACGTCGACCCGGCCCTGTTCGGAGCGGCCGAGACGCATGACACGGTGAAAGTAAAAGCGGCGCGCACCCAGTTCGAATGGGCGATCACCCGTGGCATGCTGGACCGTAACAAGCCGGTCTTTGGCATCTGCGGCGGGCAGCAGCTGCTGAACGTCGTGCTGGGCGGCACGCTGATCCAGCATATCCCCGACAGCGTGAAAGATCCGCTGGCGCATGAGCAGCCCAATCCGCGCGACCAGGCCGGCCATCCGGTCAAGGTGAGCGCCAACACACTGCTCAGCCGCATCGTCGGGGCCGATGAACTGCCGGTCAATTCGGCGCATCACCAGGCGGTGGATGCCGTGGCGCCCGGTGCTGTCTGCGACGCCATCGCGCCGGACGGCGTGATCGAGGGTATCGAGCATCCGGGCTATAAATTCTGCCTCGGCGTGCAGTGGCATCCGGAATTCTTCATCAGCGAGGGCGACCGCAAATTGTTCTCTGCCTTCATCGCGGCCTGCAAACCATGA
- a CDS encoding pseudouridine synthase, with protein sequence MSDVKEDVAGERIAKRMARAGLCSRRDAERWIAEGRVMVNGKKLDTPACVVGPDDVILVNGKPLAGAAKTQLWLYHKPRGLMTTHKDPQGRPTVFDNLPPGLPRVISVGRLDFNSEGLLLLTNDGELARRLELPSTGWLRRYRVRVNGLPHKQHLTELEQGVTIDDVNYGPITASVERSQGDNTWLVVGLREGKNREVRRVMEHLGHQVSRLIRTAYGPFQLGAIEPGKVKEVPGKVLKEQIGVGKAPAPKKK encoded by the coding sequence ATGAGTGATGTAAAGGAAGATGTCGCCGGCGAGCGCATCGCCAAGCGCATGGCACGTGCCGGCCTGTGTTCGCGCCGCGATGCCGAACGCTGGATCGCCGAAGGCCGCGTCATGGTCAACGGCAAAAAGCTGGACACGCCGGCCTGCGTGGTCGGGCCCGACGATGTGATCCTGGTCAACGGTAAGCCGCTCGCTGGCGCCGCCAAGACGCAGCTCTGGCTCTATCACAAGCCGCGCGGCCTGATGACCACGCATAAGGACCCGCAGGGCCGCCCGACAGTGTTCGACAACCTGCCGCCCGGCCTGCCCCGCGTGATCTCGGTCGGCCGGCTCGATTTCAATTCCGAAGGTCTGCTGCTGCTGACCAACGACGGCGAACTGGCGCGCCGGCTGGAACTGCCGAGCACCGGCTGGCTGCGCCGCTATCGCGTGCGCGTGAATGGCCTGCCGCACAAGCAGCATCTGACCGAACTGGAACAGGGCGTCACCATCGACGACGTCAACTACGGACCTATCACGGCGAGCGTCGAGCGCAGCCAGGGCGACAATACCTGGCTGGTCGTAGGCCTGCGCGAAGGCAAGAATCGCGAGGTACGCCGCGTGATGGAGCATCTCGGCCACCAGGTCAGCCGCCTGATCCGCACCGCCTACGGCCCCTTCCAGCTTGGCGCGATCGAGCCCGGCAAGGTGAAGGAAGTACCGGGCAAGGTGCTGAAGGAACAGATCGGCGTCGGCAAGGCGCCGGCGCCCAAAAAGAAATGA
- a CDS encoding phosphotransferase, producing MAAADLTPVQPQHRFDEARLATHLAEHLPDFKTPLTVQQFKGPAASPAFMLHSPGRNLVLRKRSQPRKGSSLADSVERDFNLLRALHAAGLPIGQPQLVCTDDSVIGAPFYLLDYIPGRHFRDPNLPGLDAKQRQAHYEAMAETLARLHMLTPAQIGLPANGSGLDYLTRQVTTLIEQYRANATDEIAAMERLLDWLPAHLPADDVTSLMHGNFRMESLVFHPSEPRVVAVHDWDLALIGHPLADLAINCMPWRVTIPGMGSLQGIDFIESGIPGEPDYLGAYCRHAARDDIPHWNFYLAFALFRVAVMAQGIVKRGSNGTPSTPAAAQALKIYSALVRSVANQAWNLIDNSD from the coding sequence ATGGCGGCCGCTGACCTGACCCCCGTACAACCGCAACACCGGTTCGACGAGGCCAGGCTGGCGACGCATCTTGCCGAGCATCTGCCCGATTTCAAAACCCCGCTGACCGTACAGCAGTTCAAGGGACCTGCTGCCAGCCCCGCCTTCATGTTGCACAGTCCGGGCCGCAATCTGGTGCTGCGCAAGCGCAGCCAGCCCCGGAAGGGCTCCAGCCTGGCGGACTCGGTCGAGCGCGATTTCAACCTGCTGCGCGCGTTGCACGCGGCCGGACTGCCGATTGGCCAGCCGCAACTGGTCTGCACCGACGACAGCGTGATCGGCGCGCCGTTCTATCTGCTGGACTACATCCCCGGTCGGCATTTCCGCGACCCCAACCTGCCCGGCCTGGATGCCAAGCAGCGGCAGGCACATTACGAGGCGATGGCCGAAACACTGGCCCGACTACATATGCTCACCCCGGCCCAGATCGGCCTGCCCGCCAATGGCAGCGGCCTCGACTACCTGACCCGCCAGGTCACGACCCTGATCGAACAGTATCGCGCCAATGCCACCGACGAGATCGCGGCGATGGAGCGCCTGCTCGACTGGCTGCCGGCGCATCTGCCGGCCGATGACGTCACCAGCCTGATGCACGGCAATTTCCGCATGGAAAGCCTGGTCTTCCATCCCAGCGAACCGCGTGTGGTGGCAGTGCACGACTGGGACCTTGCGCTGATCGGTCACCCGCTGGCCGACCTGGCGATCAACTGCATGCCCTGGCGCGTGACGATTCCCGGCATGGGCAGCCTGCAGGGCATCGACTTCATCGAGAGCGGCATTCCCGGCGAGCCGGATTATCTCGGCGCCTATTGCCGCCATGCTGCGCGCGACGATATTCCGCACTGGAATTTCTATCTGGCCTTCGCGCTGTTCCGCGTCGCGGTGATGGCGCAGGGCATCGTCAAACGCGGCAGCAATGGCACGCCGTCTACTCCCGCCGCAGCACAGGCGCTGAAGATCTATAGCGCGCTGGTGCGGTCGGTCGCCAACCAGGCCTGGAACCTGATCGACAACAGCGACTGA
- a CDS encoding nucleoside deaminase, giving the protein MATPMEIALDEARLAVGRGEVPVGAVIVDGSGAVVARAGNETRLRNDPTAHAEVLAIRQAAAALGAERLSGCDLYVTLEPCAMCAGAISFARLRRLYYGADDPKGGGVAHGGRFFAQPTCHHRPDVYAGIGEAAAAELLRGFFAAKR; this is encoded by the coding sequence ATGGCGACCCCCATGGAGATCGCGCTGGACGAGGCCCGGCTGGCTGTCGGGCGCGGCGAGGTGCCGGTCGGGGCGGTCATCGTGGACGGCAGCGGTGCGGTGGTTGCCCGGGCCGGCAACGAGACGCGGCTGCGCAACGACCCCACCGCTCATGCCGAGGTGCTGGCGATCCGCCAGGCCGCCGCGGCGCTGGGGGCCGAACGGCTAAGCGGTTGCGATCTCTACGTCACCCTGGAGCCCTGCGCCATGTGCGCGGGCGCCATCAGCTTCGCCCGGCTGCGGCGACTGTATTACGGCGCCGACGACCCCAAGGGCGGTGGCGTGGCCCATGGCGGGCGCTTCTTCGCGCAGCCGACCTGCCATCACCGTCCGGATGTCTATGCCGGGATCGGCGAGGCAGCGGCGGCCGAATTGTTACGCGGGTTTTTCGCCGCAAAGCGATAG
- a CDS encoding acyl-CoA dehydrogenase family protein produces MDFEFSDRVRELQEKVSRFMDDHVYPNEHRFHEEVAKGDRWQPTAVVEELKEKAKAQGLWNLFLPESRRGAGLKNHEYATLCEIMGRVHWAPEVFNCSAPDTGNMEVLERYGTDEHKKEWLEPLLAGKIRSAFAMTEPAVASSDATNIESEIRKDGDSYVINGRKWWTSGIGDPRCKILIFMGKSDAKNPNKYQQQSMILVPRDAPGVNVLRMLPVFGYDDAPHGHGEVTFENVRVPASNMLLGEGRGFEIAQGRLGPGRIHHCMRLIGQAERALEKMCKRAKSRVAFGKPVADQTVTLERIADARILIDQARFLTLHAAWKMDTVGNKAARKEIAMIKVAAPVMACQVIDWAMQVHGAAGVSEDFGLAAAYAQARTLRFADGPDEVHRNQIGRLELDRWN; encoded by the coding sequence ATGGACTTCGAATTCTCGGATCGTGTCCGCGAGCTGCAGGAAAAAGTCAGCCGCTTCATGGACGACCACGTCTACCCGAACGAACACCGCTTCCACGAGGAAGTCGCCAAGGGCGACCGCTGGCAGCCTACTGCTGTCGTCGAGGAGCTGAAGGAGAAAGCCAAGGCGCAGGGTCTATGGAACCTGTTCCTGCCGGAGAGCCGTCGCGGCGCCGGCCTGAAGAATCACGAATACGCCACGCTCTGCGAGATCATGGGCCGCGTGCACTGGGCGCCTGAAGTGTTCAACTGCTCGGCGCCCGATACCGGCAACATGGAAGTCCTGGAGCGCTACGGCACCGACGAGCACAAGAAGGAGTGGCTGGAGCCGCTGCTGGCCGGCAAGATACGTTCTGCCTTTGCGATGACGGAGCCCGCCGTGGCCTCCTCGGACGCCACCAACATCGAGTCTGAAATCCGCAAGGACGGCGACTCTTATGTGATCAACGGCCGCAAGTGGTGGACCTCGGGTATTGGCGATCCGCGTTGCAAAATCCTGATCTTCATGGGCAAGTCGGATGCCAAGAATCCGAACAAGTACCAGCAGCAGTCGATGATCCTGGTGCCGCGCGATGCGCCGGGCGTCAATGTGCTGCGCATGCTTCCGGTCTTCGGCTATGACGACGCGCCGCATGGCCATGGCGAAGTGACCTTCGAGAATGTGCGTGTGCCGGCATCGAACATGCTGTTGGGCGAAGGCCGCGGTTTCGAGATCGCCCAGGGGCGTCTCGGTCCGGGCCGCATCCATCACTGCATGCGTCTGATCGGCCAGGCCGAACGTGCGCTGGAGAAGATGTGCAAGCGCGCCAAGAGCCGTGTCGCTTTCGGCAAGCCGGTGGCTGACCAGACGGTGACTCTGGAGCGTATCGCCGATGCCCGCATCCTGATCGACCAGGCCCGCTTCCTGACGCTGCATGCGGCCTGGAAGATGGACACAGTCGGCAACAAGGCGGCGCGCAAGGAAATTGCCATGATCAAGGTGGCGGCGCCGGTGATGGCCTGCCAGGTGATCGACTGGGCCATGCAGGTGCATGGCGCGGCCGGCGTCTCGGAAGACTTCGGCCTGGCCGCCGCCTATGCGCAGGCGCGCACGCTGCGCTTTGCCGACGGTCCGGATGAAGTGCATCGCAACCAGATCGGACGCCTGGAGCTGGACCGCTGGAACTGA
- a CDS encoding phosphotransferase, whose translation MSDQDRFVGTMPVQERHKFDEAALERWLRQNVADYSGPLTIQQFKGGQSNPTFMLVTPGKKYVLRRKPPGKLLPSAHAVDREYRVITALGQTDVPVARTYGLCEDDSVIGTAFYVMDCVEGRIFWDQRLPDLNREERAGIFDAMNRTIAALHKVDYTAIGLGDYGKPSDYFARQINRWSKQYKASETEEIPAMDKLIEWLPAHIPPGEETSIVHGDYRMDNMIFHPTEPRVIAVLDWELSTLGHPLGDFTYHLMSWRLAPETFRGLAGIDFADLGIPNEQDYIATYCRRTGRDSIPHLEFYMAYNMFRIAGILQGIMGRVKDGTATSQHAIESGKRARPIAEQAWAVVERMTRSQ comes from the coding sequence ATGAGCGACCAGGATCGCTTCGTCGGCACCATGCCGGTGCAGGAGCGCCACAAGTTCGATGAAGCCGCGCTGGAACGCTGGCTCAGGCAGAACGTTGCAGACTACAGCGGACCGCTGACCATACAGCAGTTCAAGGGTGGGCAATCCAATCCGACTTTCATGCTGGTGACACCGGGCAAGAAATACGTGCTGCGCCGCAAGCCGCCGGGCAAACTGCTGCCCTCGGCGCATGCGGTCGACCGCGAATACCGCGTGATCACCGCGCTGGGCCAAACCGACGTGCCGGTGGCCAGGACTTACGGGCTGTGCGAAGACGACAGCGTGATCGGCACCGCCTTCTACGTGATGGATTGCGTGGAAGGCCGCATTTTCTGGGACCAACGCCTGCCCGATCTGAACCGCGAGGAACGTGCCGGCATTTTCGATGCCATGAACCGGACCATCGCGGCGCTGCACAAGGTGGACTACACAGCCATCGGCCTCGGCGATTACGGCAAGCCCAGCGATTATTTCGCCCGCCAGATCAACCGCTGGAGCAAGCAGTACAAGGCGTCCGAGACGGAAGAGATTCCGGCGATGGACAAGCTGATCGAATGGCTGCCGGCGCATATTCCGCCCGGCGAGGAAACCAGCATCGTCCATGGCGACTACCGCATGGACAACATGATCTTCCATCCGACCGAGCCGCGCGTGATCGCCGTGCTGGACTGGGAGCTCTCGACGCTGGGCCATCCGCTCGGCGACTTCACCTACCACCTGATGTCGTGGCGGCTGGCACCGGAGACCTTCCGCGGCCTCGCCGGCATTGACTTCGCTGATCTCGGCATTCCGAACGAGCAGGACTATATCGCAACCTATTGTCGCCGCACCGGCCGCGACAGCATTCCGCATCTCGAATTCTACATGGCCTACAACATGTTCCGCATTGCAGGAATCCTGCAGGGCATCATGGGCCGTGTGAAGGACGGCACCGCTACCAGCCAGCATGCCATCGAGTCAGGCAAACGCGCCCGGCCGATCGCAGAGCAGGCCTGGGCCGTGGTGGAGCGGATGACGCGGAGCCAATAA
- a CDS encoding M14 family metallopeptidase, translated as MTVESYFSATYGEARDKFRAAATDAGAKLVSFENPNAKGPKGETLTTDVALLGPEKAERVYLTISGTHGAEGFCGSGAQIGHFKDKLFDAMPANSLAIMVHAINPYGFAHVRRVTEDNVDLNRNFQDFSKPLPVNAAYEEVHDLLLPQVWEGQGRAAADQAILEYQNKHGAFAFQSAMSGGQYSRPDGLFFGGQKPTWSNATFRRILKELVPATARKLVSVDFHTGLGPMGYGEPIYIGPDDPAFYARAKAVFGPEVTNPNDGSSSSARVTGTVPEAFLDLPKSIEVTAIAMEYGTQHWQQVTEALRGDHWLHARGGDVNSPLGQQLKRKIRDAFYTDTPAWKAAIAGRAADFALRAFRGLE; from the coding sequence ATGACTGTTGAATCGTATTTTTCCGCCACCTATGGCGAGGCGCGGGACAAGTTCCGTGCCGCCGCGACGGATGCGGGCGCCAAGCTCGTCTCCTTCGAAAATCCCAATGCCAAGGGTCCGAAGGGCGAGACGCTGACCACCGACGTCGCGCTGCTCGGTCCGGAGAAGGCCGAACGCGTCTATCTCACTATCTCGGGCACGCATGGCGCCGAGGGTTTCTGCGGCTCGGGCGCGCAGATCGGTCACTTCAAGGACAAGCTGTTCGACGCCATGCCGGCCAACAGCCTTGCGATCATGGTCCATGCGATCAACCCCTACGGTTTCGCGCATGTCCGTCGCGTGACCGAGGACAATGTCGACCTCAATCGCAACTTCCAGGACTTCTCCAAGCCGCTGCCGGTGAACGCGGCCTATGAGGAAGTGCATGACCTGCTGCTGCCGCAGGTCTGGGAAGGGCAGGGCCGCGCTGCCGCCGATCAGGCGATTCTGGAATATCAGAACAAGCACGGCGCCTTTGCCTTCCAATCGGCGATGTCGGGTGGTCAGTATTCGCGTCCCGATGGTCTGTTCTTCGGTGGCCAGAAGCCGACCTGGTCGAATGCCACCTTCCGGCGGATTCTGAAGGAGCTGGTGCCGGCCACGGCCCGCAAGCTGGTCAGCGTCGATTTCCATACCGGCCTCGGGCCCATGGGCTATGGCGAGCCGATCTATATCGGCCCGGACGATCCTGCTTTCTATGCCCGTGCCAAGGCGGTGTTCGGCCCCGAAGTCACCAACCCGAATGACGGCAGCTCCAGCTCGGCGCGCGTCACCGGTACGGTGCCGGAAGCTTTCCTCGATCTGCCGAAGTCGATCGAGGTGACGGCGATTGCGATGGAATACGGCACACAGCACTGGCAGCAGGTGACGGAAGCGCTGCGCGGCGACCATTGGCTGCATGCGCGTGGCGGCGACGTCAATTCGCCGCTCGGTCAGCAGCTCAAGCGCAAGATCCGCGACGCTTTCTACACCGACACGCCGGCCTGGAAGGCAGCCATTGCCGGCCGTGCCGCAGATTTCGCGCTGCGCGCCTTCCGTGGCCTCGAATAA
- a CDS encoding helix-turn-helix domain-containing protein has translation MAPDEWLQPLFSQAIAAYFDSEPVLDPAQSKSPPEIHQYHLGQALFMDSKFEAQRFRRDMAMMARNDDTDHLSLQYFVRGSNKVVNGSAEYLEQPGNIFAVNLAYKIEALSEDSEVLLLVLPRELVRREIPQLTDALGGIFAQDSASAQIFSHHMVALKHCLARATASETSSITQGTLGLLGALVQGGDITASAAQQATLRTMCSFIDRHLRDPGLGVESLCSQFRCSRATLYRLFKPLGGVREHIQRRRLMACFKAIALQAHRRIFDVAMDYGFVSPSHFSNLFRDYFGMTPREAREAGNQPPQVVTRIELVPAPSSVMAPAKDDAELMWEWGRTLAKTGTIPTE, from the coding sequence ATGGCGCCGGATGAATGGCTGCAGCCGCTGTTCAGCCAGGCGATAGCCGCCTATTTCGATTCCGAGCCCGTGCTCGACCCCGCGCAGTCGAAATCACCACCGGAAATCCACCAGTATCATCTCGGCCAGGCGCTGTTCATGGACTCGAAATTCGAGGCCCAGCGTTTCCGGCGCGACATGGCGATGATGGCGCGGAATGACGATACCGATCACCTGTCGCTGCAATATTTCGTGCGTGGCAGCAACAAGGTGGTCAATGGGTCGGCCGAGTATCTGGAGCAGCCGGGCAACATCTTCGCGGTCAACCTGGCGTACAAGATCGAAGCGCTATCGGAGGATTCAGAAGTTCTGCTGCTGGTTTTGCCGCGCGAACTCGTGCGCCGTGAAATCCCCCAGCTGACCGATGCACTGGGCGGTATTTTTGCGCAGGACTCGGCCAGTGCGCAGATATTCTCGCACCACATGGTGGCGCTGAAACACTGCCTGGCGCGGGCAACAGCGAGCGAGACCTCGTCGATCACCCAGGGCACGCTCGGCCTGCTTGGCGCACTGGTGCAGGGCGGCGATATTACCGCCAGCGCAGCGCAGCAGGCGACATTGCGCACCATGTGCAGCTTCATCGACAGGCATCTGCGCGATCCTGGCCTCGGCGTCGAAAGCCTGTGCAGCCAGTTCCGCTGTTCGCGCGCCACGCTGTACCGGCTGTTCAAGCCGCTGGGCGGCGTGCGCGAGCATATCCAGCGCCGGCGCCTGATGGCCTGCTTCAAGGCGATTGCCCTGCAGGCGCATCGCCGCATCTTCGACGTTGCGATGGATTACGGTTTTGTCTCGCCGAGCCATTTCAGCAACCTGTTCCGCGACTATTTCGGCATGACACCGCGCGAGGCGCGCGAAGCCGGCAATCAGCCGCCGCAGGTCGTGACGCGGATCGAACTGGTGCCGGCGCCGAGCAGCGTCATGGCGCCGGCCAAAGACGATGCCGAACTGATGTGGGAGTGGGGGCGCACCCTGGCCAAGACCGGCACCATTCCTACCGAGTAA
- the rsmD gene encoding 16S rRNA (guanine(966)-N(2))-methyltransferase RsmD, which yields MGGTHRGRPIAAPADVTTRPTIDRVRESLFNMLLHSPGLMTEDGRTRLDGGIMLDPFAGSGALSFEALSRGAHHAYMFEIDPAARRTILGNANTLDMAGRITLRGQDALHPGPAPAPVDLVLMDPPYGSGLGAPVLTALAQNGWLKPDALVIVETDARKGSSEGSFDAPPGFSLLEERQQGPARLTFLLRDKTVA from the coding sequence GTGGGCGGCACACATCGCGGCCGGCCGATTGCGGCGCCGGCCGACGTGACCACGCGCCCGACCATCGACCGGGTGCGTGAATCGCTGTTCAACATGCTGCTGCATTCGCCGGGCCTGATGACCGAGGACGGCAGGACGCGACTGGACGGCGGCATCATGCTCGATCCCTTTGCCGGCTCTGGTGCGCTGAGCTTCGAGGCGCTGTCGCGCGGCGCGCATCATGCCTACATGTTCGAGATCGATCCGGCGGCGCGGCGCACCATCCTGGGCAACGCCAATACACTCGACATGGCCGGCCGCATCACGCTGCGCGGCCAGGATGCGTTGCATCCGGGCCCGGCGCCAGCTCCTGTCGATCTCGTGCTGATGGATCCGCCCTATGGCTCAGGGCTCGGCGCACCGGTGCTGACCGCCCTGGCGCAGAACGGCTGGCTGAAACCCGATGCGCTGGTGATCGTGGAGACGGATGCCAGGAAAGGCAGCTCGGAAGGCAGCTTCGACGCCCCGCCCGGTTTCAGCCTGCTGGAAGAACGCCAGCAGGGCCCGGCGCGCCTGACGTTTCTGCTGCGCGACAAGACCGTCGCCTGA
- a CDS encoding PRC-barrel domain-containing protein has product MTDRLISADKVEGTTVYNRTGDKLGSINNVMIDKTSGKVAYADMSFGGFLGIGDRHHPLPWSMLTYDTDKGGYVVNLDKKTLEGAPTYGEKERVNWEDEAWGRKVHDYYGVPPFWM; this is encoded by the coding sequence ATGACTGACCGTCTCATTTCGGCCGACAAGGTGGAAGGCACCACCGTTTACAACCGCACGGGTGACAAGCTCGGCTCGATCAACAACGTCATGATCGACAAGACCTCGGGCAAGGTGGCCTATGCCGACATGTCCTTCGGTGGCTTCCTCGGCATCGGCGATCGCCATCATCCGCTGCCCTGGAGCATGCTGACCTACGACACCGACAAGGGCGGCTATGTCGTCAATCTCGACAAGAAGACGCTGGAAGGCGCGCCGACCTACGGCGAGAAGGAACGCGTGAACTGGGAAGACGAAGCCTGGGGCCGCAAGGTGCACGACTATTACGGCGTGCCGCCCTTCTGGATGTAA